In Aedes albopictus strain Foshan chromosome 3, AalbF5, whole genome shotgun sequence, the following are encoded in one genomic region:
- the LOC134290684 gene encoding uncharacterized protein LOC134290684, translating into MGKPMLNNFDPKNESVLIPDHFGQGIDISIPIQEEPKFDKADREFHKRFTENEFGIPCSVCDRLWFINDLKSITEAAGRVLIEGNHFESVNEFKVCQTCRSSLQRGAVPNLSTSNGFKYPPYPLGLPPLDPISERLISPRLPFMQIRRLRQAQGSYTIIGQVINVPVDVDEMVRALPRELEDDYAFNVCIKKHLIHKSNYLSVFVKKSVVKAWLEYLVTTPLYRREGVSFNQERLNAIASEPQPGSSRDGDAIQLDVIEEANDVEMFAGQQQTLMWNEDKCLEIAPAQNRRPVSIVYDDDAEELSFPDIYLGHPRKFKAGIHFTPFMKATSELRRSDRRGAKPNHLLYMAMKILRLRVTEGLQHVFKSMGTANITRGQLNDRAFVEGLMERNLSFMKSIPNSVQYWYQRKQDLFAMIRQLGKPTMFLTLSASETQWPLLLKQLHKLSSEYNGIALTDPLQELSALQRATLVNDDAVTCCLYFNKLVDVLMTILSSPRFSPLGKHYVVDSFKRIEFQHRGSPHAHIMLWLANDPNETVSEDMPATMELIRKVSSISAVHLPETIKKQIHDHTRTCYKRNEKRCRFNIPYWPMDEERTLIPLTADDSRRDQLRKRASEMRQILETKAFDTLEEFLDDCKCTYEYYLDVLRSSIKRPTIFLKRVMNELWTNPFNPWIAQKLRSNMDLQFILDVYSCACYLVDYVNKSNRGISGLHRELIALQEQYPDQDYTALLNKVSLKMLNSVEMCAQEAAWVLLRLPMSEASRKVQFLPTMWPHERIRSRKQYRQMDEEEIDEDSTDVWTKNIIQKYEERDGLEDVCLADFAARYTQRRGTNTYTIRNVPRILRWRGYSMNELAEYKRESVLLFWPFRSEVCDILDGNKFLQLYDMNEADLLRKRREYDCELNLEQTVEEYLRTCENEEVGEQENAATEKNDEFVRTIIMEPNNDDIEHLPTGALNAVIRQRTNVMSKEDYCAMVRTTNAEQRDLILQMIHSLHSYDESSKPMQIFFTGPAGCGKTFTLRILMETINRYSQAHNAQKNAYVACASTGKAAVAIGGTTVHSAFRITMSRRANSKLSFEMLQLYRNAFANIKAVIIDEVSMIGADILNTIHARLQDISGNYDDPFGGINIVFCGDLRQLPPVNARPVYKPTGNSFHGAVLWQALDFLPLVKVMRQTDVEFSSILTKIGNGQQMTAEETKLIESRFRTVEWCKQNAPGAIRLYHRNADVEAYNNEVLHNQDALDCIADDVFAGYKDAGQLASSRIKLYKMSVVETGGLPYLLRLSVGMPYMITTNVDVEDGVVNGAIGELKYIEKDEDGSVVKLWFKYDNETIGAALRIKSRPTVYSRPGILQPDWTPIAKRSGNIKLSSIIKCKRIQFPVVSACALTVHKSQGGTFSEVVYDYDKSQDQQLVYVGLSRVTTLQGLYLTNTANSFKFHHAKGSNSPKMVDLRNELLRLSNHRLRTLGDELSEVVENSGSACTLMSLNVQSLNAHAQDIATDRILSSVEFLALNETWMDATSLIEIDGYKRITQCKRMGMRAAGVAIYQKETASTVAVPHPIKQLGEDRDETFAEVINYGDICAAKVNVMGTEVLLIRSARTIKHLIYRKYIATLKKPEPGMQRYSIRYTANAHHKQHLVANNHR; encoded by the exons ATGGGGAAGCCCATGTTGAACAATTTCGATCCCAAG AACGAGTCTGTTCTAATTCCTGATCACTTTGGTCAGG gaattgacatatcTATACCAATTCAAGAAGAACCAAAATTCGATAAAGCTGATCGAGAGTTCCACAAACGGTTCACTGAAAATGAATTTGGTATACCGTGCAGCGTATGTGATAGGCTGTGGTTCATCAATGATCTAAAGTCGATCACCGAAGCTGCAGGGAGAGTGTTGATAGAGGGAAATCATTTTGAATCGGTCAATGAATTCAAAGTATGCCAGACTTGTCGCAGCAGTTTGCAACGTGGTGCTGTACCCAATTTGTCAACATCGAATGGGTTCAAATATCCACCTTATCCTTTGGGTCTTCCACCGCTGGACCCAATTAGTGAAAGGCTTATTTCACCACGACTGCCATTTATGCAGATTCGTCGCCTGCGCCAAGCGCAAG GCAGTTACACGATCATTGGTCAGGTGATCAATGTTCCAGTAGATGTAGATGAGATGGTTAGGGCACTTCCACGCGAGCTTGAAGATGATTATGCTTTTAACGTGTGCATTAAAAAGCACCTTATTCATAAATCAAATTACTTGTCTGTATTCGTCAAAAAGTCTGTGGTGAAAGCTTGGTTGGAATATCTCGTTACCACTCCTTTGTATAGACGGGAGGGGGTAAGTTTTAACCAAGAACGATTGAACGCTATTGCTTCTGAGCCTCAACCTGGTTCATCGCGGGATGGAGACGCAATCCAGCTGGATGTTATCGAGGAAGCCAATGATGTGGAGATGTTTGCTGGCCAACAACAGACACTTATGTGGAATGAGGATAAGTGCTTGGAAATCGCCCCAGCACAAAACAGGAGACCAGTATCCATCGTTTACGATGATGATGCCGAGGAGCTTTCCTTTCCGGATATTTATCTTGGACACCCCAGAAAATTCAAGGCTGGGATTCACTTCACGCCTTTCATGAAGGCTACTAGTGAGCTGAGACGGAGTGATAGGCGAGGAGCCAAGCCCAACCATTTGCTGTACATGGCTATGAAGATTCTGCGTCTTCGAGTTACCGAAGGGTTACAGCATGTCTTCAAAAGCATGGGAACCGCGAACATAACGCGAGGACAGCTCAACGACCGAGCTTTCGTGGAAGGTCTTATGGAACGGAACCTGTCGTTTATGAAGTCGATACCAAATTCAGTGCAATATTGGTATCAAAGGAAACAGGACCTTTTCGCCATGATACGACAGTTGGGGAAGCCAACAATGTTCCTGACTCTGAGCGCCAGTGAAACTCAATGGCCTCTTTTGTTGAAGCAGCTACACAAACTCTCCAGTGAGTATAACGGCATTGCTTTAACGGACCCGCTGCAGGAGCTGAGTGCTCTACAGCGAGCAACGCTGGTCAATGACGATGCCGTCACGTGCTGCTTGTACTTCAACAAGCTTGTCGATGTTCTCATGACGATCCTTTCTTCACCAAGGTTCAGCCCGTTGGGAAAGCATTACGTCGTGGACTCCTTCAAGCGCATCGAGTTTCAGCATCGCGGCAGCCCACATGCACATATCATGCTTTGGCTCGCAAACGATCCTAACGAAACTGTTTCTGAAGATATGCCTGCTACAATGGAACTTATTAGGAAAGTTAGTTCCATCAGCGCTGTGCATTTGCCAGAAACGATCAAGAAGCAGATTCATGACCACACGCGTACTTGCTACAAACGTAATGAAAAGCGTTGCAGGTTTAACATACCGTACTGGCCAATGGACGAAGAGCGAACACTGATTCCTCTCACCGCTGATGATAGTCGCCGTGATCAATTGAGGAAGCGTGCCTCGGAAATGAGACAAATTTTGGAAACCAAGGCATTTGACAcgttagaggagtttctagacgaCTGTAAATGTACATACGAGTACTACCTTGATGTTCTGCGTTCTTCGATTAAGCGACCAACGATCTTCCTGAAGCGAGTGATGAATGAGCTATGGACGAATCCTTTCAACCCATGGATTGCTCAAAAGCTTCGTTCTAACATGGATTTGCAGTTCATCCTCGACGTGTACTCATGTGCGTGTTACTTGGTTGACTATGTCAACAAGTCCAACCGCGGTATAAGTGGATTGCATCGAGAGCTTATCGCTCTGCAAGAGCAGTATCCGGACCAAGATTACACGGCTTTGCTGAACAAGGTTAGTTTGAAAATGCTGAACTCTGTGGAGATGTGTGCCCAGGAAGCTGCATGGGTACTTCTGCGATTGCCTATGTCTGAAGCCAGCAGGAAAGTTCAATTCTTACCAACGATGTGGCCTCATGAAAGGATAAGATCTAGGAAACAGTACAGGCAGATGGATGAAGAGGAAATCGATGAGGATTCGACTGATGTGTGGACCAAGAACATTATCCAGAAATACGAAGAGCGCGATGGCTTAGAAGATGTGTGTTTAGCTGATTTCGCAGCACGGTACACTCAAAGAAGAGGTACTAACACCTACACTATCCGGAATGTTCCACGAATATTGAGATGGCGTGGCTACAGCATGAACGAGTTGGCTGAGTACAAGCGTGAATCGGTACTTTTGTTTTGGCCATTCAGAAGCGAAGTCTGCGACATTCTGGATGGCAACAAGTTTCTTCAGCTTTATGATATGAACGAGGCAGATCTCTTGAGAAAACGAAGGGAATATGACTGCGAGCTGAACTTGGAACAGACTGTAGAGGAATACCTTCGTACTTGTGAGAACGAAGAGGTTGGTGAGCAGGAGAATGCCGCTACAGAGAAGAATGATGAATTTGTGCGAACGATCATCATGGAGCCCAACAACGACGATATTGAACATTTGCCCACAGGAGCACTGAATGCTGTCATCAGGCAACGTACTAATGTCATGTCGAAAGAAGATTACTGTGCAATGGTGCGGACAACCAATGCTGAGCAGCGCGACCTCATCCTGCAAATGATCCACAGTTTGCACAGTTACGATGAAAGCAGCAAGCCGATGCAGATTTTCTTTACTGGACCTGCTGGGTGCGGTAAAACATTCACTCTGCGCATTTTAATGGAGACGATAAATCGCTACAGTCAAGCCCACAACGCGCAGAAGAACGCCTATGTGGCGTGTGCTTCCACCGGAAAAGCAGCCGTTGCTATAGGAGGAACAACCGTTCATTCAGCGTTTCGGATCACTATGTCAAGGCGAGCCAATTCGAAACTCAGCTTTGAGATGCTGCAGTTGTACCGCAATGCTTTTGCAAACATTAAGGCGGTCATAATCGATGAAGTTAGTATGATTGGTGCGGATATTCTCAACACCATTCATGCGCGTCTTCAGGACATTAGTGGCAATTATGATGATCCATTTGGCGGAATTAACATCGTATTCTGTGGAGACTTGCGACAATTGCCACCCGTCAATGCAAGGCCTGTTTACAAGCCTACAGGTAATTCCTTTCACGGTGCTGTTCTTTGGCAAGCATTGGATTTCTTACCGCTTGTTAAGGTGATGCGGCAGACAGATGTAGAGTTCTCCAGTATACTCACTAAGATTGGTAATGGCCAGCAAATGACTGCTGAGGAGACCAAACTGATTGAAAGTCGGTTCCGTACTGTAGAGTGGTGTAAACAAAACGCACCAGGAGCAATAAGGCTTTATCATCGGAATGCGGATGTTGAAGCATACAACAACGAAGTACTGCATAATCAGGATGCTCTGGACTGTATAGCGGATGACGTTTTCGCGGGATACAAGGACGCTGGTCAACTGGCAAGCTCTCGCATCAAGCTCTACAAGATGAGCGTCGTGGAAACCGGTGGGTTACCGTATTTGCTACGCCTTTCCGTTGGTATGCCATACATGATTACAACCAACGTCGATGTAGAAGATGGCGTAGTGAATGGTGCGATAGGTGAGCTGAAATATATTGAAAAGGATGAAGACGGCTCAGTTGTGAAACTATGGTTCAAGTACGACAACGAGACGATAGGTGCTGCGTTGAGGATCAAATCGCGACCAACTGTCTATTCAAGACCAGGAATTCTGCAACCCGATTGGACTCCTATTGCAAAGCGTTCAGGTAACATAAAGCTAAGCAGCATCATTAAATGCAAACGCATACAGTTTCCGGTGGTTAGTGCCTGTGCGTTAACAGTTCATAAGTCGCAAGGTGGCACTTTCTCCGAGGTCGTGTATGATTATGACAAGAGTCAAGATCAGCAATTGGTGTACGTTGGCTTGTCACGTGTTACGACGCTTCAAGGCCTTTACTTGACGAACACCGCAAACTCGTTTAAATTTCATCATGCTAAGGGTAGCAACTCACCAAAGATGGTGGATTTAAGGAACGAGTTGTTGCGTTTGAGTAATCACCGACTGCGTACACTAGGAGATGAACTGAGTGAAGTAGTTGAAAACAGCGGCTCTGCATGCACATTGATGAGCCtcaatgtacagagtttgaacgcTCACGCGCAGGACATAGCGACTGATCGAATCCTTTCAAGCGTAGAATTTCTCGCTCTGAATGAAACCTGGATGGATGCTACCTCTCTAATAGAGATTGATGGATATAAGCGCATCACCCAGTGCAAGCGAATGGGTATGAGAGCGGCTGGAGTCGCGATCTATCAGAAAGAAACGGCATCAACCGTGGCTGTTCCGCATCCCATCAAGCAACTCGGTGAGGATCGAGACGAGACGTTTGCCGAAGTGATCAACTATGGAGACATATGTGCAGCAAAGGTTAATGTTATGGGAACCGAAGTACTTCTGAT TAGAAGTGCCCGAACCATCAAACATCTAATCTACAGGAAATACATCGCTACGCTCAAGAAACCGGAGCCCGGAATGCAACGTTATTCGATACGATACACAGCAAATGCTCACCACAAACAACACCTGGTCGCTAACAATCATCGGTAG
- the LOC134290685 gene encoding uncharacterized protein LOC134290685 yields MHSSAHSKFANVSWLFAEGGSSEEVFRCAGCCVTGDSEYIPFVAERMPRRLEAKYLANFRKRKREEQEIEGVSPRPAVTNAERMRQYRQRRKNARETIGVGVRPGVNAGTTAAANLEPVLNFVLEPLPGRSNDPVRFVAVPVNGTLPNGAVSYSVAEGGSSEEVFRCAGCCVTGDSEYIPFVAERMPRRLEAKYLANFRKRKREEQEIEGVSPRPAVTNAERMRQYRQRRKNARETIGVGVRPGVNAGTTAAANLEPVLNFVLEPLPGRSNDPVRFVAVPVNGTLPNGAVSYSELVPFRSEQNESVLIPDHFGQGIDISIPIQEEPKFDKADREFHKRFTENEFGIPCSVCDRLWFINDLKSITEAAGRVLIEGNHFESVNEFKVCQTCRSSLQRGAVPNLSTSNGFKYPPYPLGLPPLDPISERLISPRLPFMQIRRLRQAQGSYTIIGQVINVPVDVDEMVRALPRELEDDYAFNVCIKKHLIHKSNYLSVFVKKSVVKAWLEYLVTTPLYRREGVSFNQERLNAIASEPQPGSSRDGDAIQLDVIEEANDVEMFAGQQQTLMWNEDKCLEIAPAQNRRPVSIVYDDDAEELSFPDIYLGHPRKFKAGIHVTPFMKATSELRRSDRRGAKPNHLLYMAMKILRLRVTEGLQHVFKSMGTANITRGQLNDRAFVEGLMERNLSFMKSIPNSVQYWYQRKQDLFAMIRQLGKPTMFLTLSASETQWPLLLKQLHKLSSEYNGIALTDPLQELSALQRATLVNDDAVTCCLYFNKLVDVLMTILSSPRFSPLGKHYVVDSFKRIEFQHRGSPHAHIMLWLANDPNETVSEDMPATMELIRKVSSISAVHLPETIKKQIHDHTRTCYKRNEKRCRFNIPYWPMDEERTLIPLTADDSRRDQLRKRASEMRQILETKAFDTLEEFLDDCKCTYEYYLDVLRSSIKRPTIFLKRVMNELWTNPFNPWIAQKLRSNMDLQFILDVYSCACYLVDYVNKSNRGISGLHRELIALQEQYPDQDYTALLKKVSLKMLNSVEMCAQEAAWVLLRLPMSEASRKVQFLPTMWPHERIRSRKQYRQMDEEEIDEDSTDVWTKNIIQKYEERDGLEDVCLADFAARYTQRRGTNTYTIRNVPRILRWRGYSMNELAEYKRESVLLFWPFRSEVCDILDGNKFLQLYDMNEADLLRKRREYDCELNLEQTVEEYLRTCENEEVGEQENAATEKNDEFVRTIIMEPNNDDIEHLPTGALNAVIRQRTNVMSKEDYCAMVRTTNAEQRDLILQMIHSLHSYDESSKPMQIFFTGPAGCGKTFTLRILMETINRYSQAHNAQKNAYVACASTGKAAVAIGGTTVHSAFRITMSRRANSKLSFEMLQLYRNAFANIKAVIIDEVSMIGADILNTIHARLQDISGNYDDPFGGINIVFCGDLRQLPPVNARPVYKPTGNSFHGAVLWQALDFLPLVKVMRQTDVEFSSILTKIGNGQQMTAEETKLIESRFRTVEWCKQNAPGAIRLYHRNADVEAYNNEVLHNQDALDCIADDVFAGYKDAGQLASSRIKLYKMSVVETGGLPYLLRLSVGMPYMITTNVDVEDGVVNGAIGELKYIEKDEDGSVVKLWFKYDNETIGAALRIKSRPTVYSRPGILQPDWTPIAKRSGNIKLSSIIKCKRIQFPVVSACALTVHKSQGGTFSEVVYDYDKSQDQQLVYVGLSRVTTLQGLYLTNTANSFKFHHAKGSNSPKMVDLRNELLRLSNHRLRTLGDELSEVVENSGSACTLMSLNVQSLNAHAQDIATDRILSSVEFLALNETWMDATSLIEIDGYKRITQCKRMGMRAAGVAIYQKETASTVAVPHPIKQLGEDRDETFAEVINYGDICAAKVNVMGTEVLLIRSARTIKHLIYRKYIATLKKPEPGMQRYSIRYTANAHHKQHLVANNHR; encoded by the exons ATGCATAGCTCCGCCCATTCCAAATTTGCCAACGTATCGTGGTTAT TCGCCGAAGGTGGTTCTTCCGAGGAAGTGTTTCGTTGTGCCGGTTGTTGTGTGACAGGTGATAGTGAGTACATTCCGTTCGTTGCTGAAAGGATGCCGCGCCGTTTGGAAGCAAAATATCTTGCGAACTTCCGCAAGCGGAAGCGTGAAGAGCAGGAAATCGAAGGAGTCTCGCCGAGGCCTGCTGTGACGAATGCGGAACGCATGAGGCAGTACAGGCAGCGGAGGAAAAATGCGCGGGAAACTATCGGCGTTGGTGTCCGGCCCGGTGTCAATGCCGGTACGACTGCGGCTGCCAATCTTGAGCCGGTGCTCAATTTTGTGCTGGAACCTCTTCCGGGCAGGAGCAATGATCCGGTGAGATTTGTAGCAGTCCCAGTCAACGGTACCTTGCCAAATGGTGCGGTTTCATATAGCG TCGCCGAAGGTGGTTCTTCCGAGGAAGTGTTTCGTTGTGCCGGTTGTTGTGTGACAGGTGATAGTGAGTACATTCCGTTCGTTGCTGAAAGGATGCCGCGCCGTTTGGAAGCAAAATATCTTGCGAACTTCCGCAAGCGGAAGCGTGAAGAGCAGGAAATCGAAGGAGTCTCGCCGAGGCCTGCTGTGACGAATGCGGAACGCATGAGGCAGTACAGGCAGCGGAGGAAAAATGCGCGGGAAACTATCGGCGTTGGTGTCCGGCCCGGTGTCAATGCCGGTACGACTGCGGCTGCCAATCTTGAGCCGGTGCTCAATTTTGTGCTGGAACCTCTTCCGGGCAGGAGCAATGATCCGGTGAGATTTGTAGCAGTCCCAGTCAACGGTACCTTGCCAAATGGTGCGGTTTCATATAGCG AACTTGTTCCATTTCGTTCTGAGCAGAACGAGTCTGTTCTAATTCCTGATCACTTTGGTCAGG gaattgacatatcTATACCAATTCAAGAAGAACCAAAATTCGATAAAGCTGATCGAGAGTTCCACAAACGGTTCACTGAAAATGAATTTGGTATACCGTGCAGCGTATGTGATAGGCTGTGGTTCATCAATGATCTAAAGTCGATCACCGAAGCTGCAGGGAGAGTGTTGATAGAGGGAAATCATTTTGAATCGGTCAATGAATTCAAAGTATGCCAGACTTGTCGCAGCAGTTTGCAACGTGGTGCTGTACCCAATTTGTCAACATCGAATGGGTTCAAATATCCACCTTATCCTTTGGGTCTTCCACCGCTGGACCCAATTAGTGAAAGGCTTATTTCACCACGACTGCCATTTATGCAGATTCGTCGCCTGCGCCAAGCGCAAG GCAGTTACACGATCATTGGTCAGGTGATCAATGTTCCAGTAGATGTAGATGAGATGGTTAGGGCACTTCCACGCGAGCTTGAAGATGATTATGCTTTTAACGTGTGCATTAAAAAGCACCTTATTCATAAATCAAATTACTTGTCTGTATTCGTCAAAAAGTCTGTGGTGAAAGCTTGGTTGGAATATCTCGTTACCACTCCTTTGTATAGACGGGAGGGGGTAAGTTTTAACCAAGAACGATTGAACGCTATTGCTTCTGAGCCTCAACCTGGTTCATCGCGGGATGGAGACGCAATCCAGCTGGATGTTATCGAGGAAGCCAATGATGTGGAGATGTTTGCTGGCCAACAACAGACACTTATGTGGAATGAGGATAAGTGCTTGGAAATCGCCCCAGCACAAAACAGGAGACCAGTATCCATCGTTTACGATGATGATGCCGAGGAGCTTTCCTTTCCGGATATTTATCTTGGACACCCCAGAAAATTCAAGGCTGGGATTCACGTCACGCCTTTCATGAAGGCTACTAGTGAGCTGAGACGGAGTGATAGGCGAGGAGCCAAGCCCAACCATTTGCTGTACATGGCTATGAAGATTCTGCGTCTTCGAGTTACCGAAGGGTTACAGCATGTCTTCAAAAGCATGGGAACCGCGAACATAACGCGAGGACAGCTCAACGACCGAGCTTTCGTGGAAGGTCTTATGGAACGGAACCTGTCGTTTATGAAGTCGATACCAAATTCAGTGCAATATTGGTATCAAAGGAAACAGGACCTTTTCGCCATGATACGACAGTTGGGGAAGCCAACAATGTTCCTGACTCTGAGCGCCAGTGAAACTCAATGGCCTCTTTTGTTGAAGCAGCTACACAAACTCTCCAGTGAGTATAACGGCATTGCTTTAACGGACCCGCTGCAGGAGCTGAGTGCTCTACAGCGAGCAACGCTGGTCAATGACGATGCCGTCACGTGCTGCTTGTACTTCAACAAGCTTGTCGATGTTCTCATGACGATCCTTTCTTCACCAAGGTTCAGCCCGTTGGGAAAGCATTACGTCGTGGACTCCTTCAAGCGCATCGAGTTTCAGCATCGCGGCAGCCCACATGCACATATCATGCTTTGGCTCGCAAACGATCCTAACGAAACTGTTTCTGAAGATATGCCTGCTACAATGGAACTTATTAGGAAAGTTAGTTCCATCAGCGCTGTGCATTTGCCAGAAACGATCAAGAAGCAGATTCATGACCACACGCGTACTTGCTACAAACGTAATGAAAAGCGTTGCAGGTTTAACATACCGTACTGGCCAATGGACGAAGAGCGAACACTGATTCCTCTCACCGCTGATGATAGTCGCCGTGATCAATTGAGGAAGCGTGCCTCGGAAATGAGACAAATTTTGGAAACCAAGGCATTTGACAcgttagaggagtttctagacgaCTGTAAATGTACATACGAGTACTACCTTGATGTTCTGCGTTCTTCGATTAAGCGACCAACGATCTTCCTGAAGCGAGTGATGAATGAGCTATGGACGAATCCTTTCAACCCATGGATTGCTCAAAAGCTTCGTTCTAACATGGATTTGCAGTTCATCCTCGACGTGTACTCATGTGCGTGTTACTTGGTTGACTATGTCAACAAGTCCAACCGCGGTATAAGTGGATTGCATCGAGAGCTTATCGCTCTGCAAGAGCAGTATCCGGACCAAGATTACACGGCTTTGCTGAAGAAGGTTAGTTTGAAAATGCTGAACTCTGTGGAGATGTGTGCCCAGGAAGCTGCATGGGTACTTCTGCGATTGCCTATGTCTGAAGCCAGCAGGAAAGTTCAATTCTTACCAACGATGTGGCCTCATGAAAGGATAAGATCTAGGAAACAGTACAGGCAGATGGATGAAGAGGAAATCGATGAGGATTCGACTGATGTGTGGACCAAGAACATTATCCAGAAATACGAAGAGCGCGATGGCTTAGAAGATGTGTGTTTAGCTGATTTCGCAGCACGGTACACTCAAAGAAGAGGTACTAACACCTACACTATCCGGAATGTTCCACGAATATTGAGATGGCGTGGCTACAGCATGAACGAGTTGGCTGAGTACAAGCGTGAATCGGTACTTTTGTTTTGGCCATTCAGAAGCGAAGTCTGCGACATTCTGGATGGCAACAAGTTTCTTCAGCTTTATGATATGAACGAGGCAGATCTCTTGAGAAAACGAAGGGAATATGACTGCGAGCTGAACTTGGAACAGACTGTAGAGGAATACCTTCGTACTTGTGAGAACGAAGAGGTTGGTGAGCAGGAGAATGCCGCTACAGAGAAGAATGATGAATTTGTGCGAACGATCATCATGGAGCCCAACAACGACGATATTGAACATTTGCCCACAGGAGCACTGAATGCTGTCATCAGGCAACGTACTAATGTCATGTCGAAAGAAGATTACTGTGCAATGGTGCGGACAACCAATGCTGAGCAGCGCGACCTCATCCTGCAAATGATCCACAGTTTGCACAGTTACGATGAAAGCAGCAAGCCGATGCAGATTTTCTTTACTGGACCTGCTGGGTGCGGTAAAACATTCACTCTGCGCATTTTAATGGAGACGATAAATCGCTACAGTCAAGCCCACAACGCGCAGAAGAACGCCTATGTGGCGTGTGCTTCCACCGGAAAAGCAGCCGTTGCTATAGGAGGAACAACCGTTCATTCAGCGTTTCGGATCACTATGTCAAGGCGAGCCAATTCGAAACTCAGCTTTGAGATGCTGCAGTTGTACCGCAATGCTTTTGCAAACATTAAGGCGGTCATAATCGATGAAGTTAGTATGATTGGTGCGGATATTCTCAACACCATTCATGCGCGTCTTCAGGACATTAGTGGCAATTATGATGATCCATTTGGCGGAATTAACATCGTATTCTGTGGAGACTTGCGACAATTGCCACCCGTCAATGCAAGGCCTGTTTACAAGCCTACAGGTAATTCCTTTCACGGTGCTGTTCTTTGGCAAGCATTGGATTTCTTACCGCTTGTTAAGGTGATGCGGCAGACAGATGTAGAGTTCTCCAGTATACTCACTAAGATTGGTAATGGCCAGCAAATGACTGCTGAGGAGACCAAACTGATTGAAAGTCGGTTCCGTACTGTAGAGTGGTGTAAACAAAACGCACCAGGAGCAATAAGGCTTTATCATCGGAATGCGGATGTTGAAGCATACAACAACGAAGTACTGCATAATCAGGATGCTCTGGACTGTATAGCGGATGACGTTTTCGCGGGATACAAGGACGCTGGTCAACTGGCAAGCTCTCGCATCAAGCTCTACAAGATGAGCGTCGTGGAAACCGGTGGGTTACCGTATTTGCTACGCCTTTCCGTTGGTATGCCATACATGATTACAACCAACGTCGATGTAGAAGATGGCGTAGTGAATGGTGCGATAGGTGAGCTGAAATATATTGAAAAGGATGAAGACGGCTCAGTTGTGAAACTATGGTTCAAGTACGACAACGAGACGATAGGTGCTGCGTTGAGGATCAAATCGCGACCAACTGTCTATTCAAGACCAGGAATTCTGCAACCCGATTGGACTCCTATTGCAAAGCGTTCAGGTAACATAAAGCTAAGCAGCATCATTAAATGCAAACGCATACAGTTTCCGGTGGTTAGTGCCTGTGCGTTAACAGTTCATAAGTCGCAAGGTGGCACTTTCTCCGAGGTCGTGTATGATTATGACAAGAGTCAAGATCAGCAATTGGTGTACGTTGGCTTGTCACGTGTTACGACGCTTCAAGGCCTTTACTTGACGAACACCGCAAACTCGTTTAAATTTCATCATGCTAAGGGTAGCAACTCACCAAAGATGGTGGATTTAAGGAACGAGTTGTTGCGTTTGAGTAATCACCGACTGCGTACACTAGGAGATGAACTGAGTGAAGTAGTTGAAAACAGCGGCTCTGCATGCACATTGATGAGCCtcaatgtacagagtttgaacgcTCACGCGCAGGACATAGCGACTGATCGAATCCTTTCAAGCGTAGAATTTCTCGCTCTGAATGAAACCTGGATGGATGCTACCTCTCTAATAGAGATTGATGGATATAAGCGCATCACCCAGTGCAAGCGAATGGGTATGAGAGCGGCTGGAGTCGCGATCTATCAGAAAGAAACGGCATCAACCGTGGCTGTTCCGCATCCCATCAAGCAACTCGGTGAGGATCGAGACGAGACGTTTGCCGAAGTGATCAACTATGGAGACATATGTGCAGCAAAGGTTAATGTTATGGGAACCGAAGTACTTCTGAT TAGAAGTGCCCGAACCATCAAACATCTAATCTACAGGAAATACATCGCTACGCTCAAGAAACCGGAGCCCGGAATGCAACGTTATTCGATACGATACACAGCAAATGCTCACCACAAACAACACCTGGTCGCTAACAATCATCGGTAG